One part of the Arabidopsis thaliana chromosome 4, partial sequence genome encodes these proteins:
- a CDS encoding uncharacterized protein (unknown protein; FUNCTIONS IN: molecular_function unknown; INVOLVED IN: biological_process unknown; LOCATED IN: endomembrane system; BEST Arabidopsis thaliana protein match is: unknown protein (TAIR:AT4G21500.1); Has 30201 Blast hits to 17322 proteins in 780 species: Archae - 12; Bacteria - 1396; Metazoa - 17338; Fungi - 3422; Plants - 5037; Viruses - 0; Other Eukaryotes - 2996 (source: NCBI BLink).), with protein MEETGKIPWTIFFSHPLFSCFISLYTIFLLYFPQDSLRILISHVPLLIGAFLISCLHLGSTRKSIARPGSNEDSIGPELKTGLGLNPDFMEWNFKLGAPLEVIHKEEEEQSMTGVKDPTRFVMIKRFPSLSMFNPESDSELDRDFPVMSENDPTRFVRLERSIKPESDMDYDSELDNNLVIDVKDRTRFVKVEIFPSLSIFKPDSNSGSPEKLRCIYEIKTETLFVVLYSWRTIF; from the coding sequence ATGGAGGAAACTGGTAAAATCCCATGGacgatcttcttctctcatccTCTGTTCTCTTGTTTCATTTCACTCTACActatatttcttctttatttcccTCAAGATTCTCTTCGAATTCTTATTTCCCATGTCCCTCTCCTCATCGGAGCTTTCTTAATCTCCTGCCTCCATCTCGGGTCGACCCGGAAATCCATTGCCCGACCCGGAAGCAATGAGGATTCGATAGGACCTGAACTCAAAACGGGTCTCGGTTTAAACCCGGATTTTATGGAATGGAACTTTAAATTGGGAGCTCCATTGGAAGTTAttcacaaagaagaagaagaacagtcGATGACGGGTGTAAAAGATCCGACCCGGTTCGTGATGATCAAGAGGTTTCCATCGTTATCGATGTTTAACCCGGAATCTGATTCCGAATTGGACCGCGATTTCCCGGTTATGAGTGAAAATGATCCAACCCGGTTCGTGAGGCTGGAAAGGTCAATTAAACCGGAATCTGATATGGATTACGACTCCGAATTGGACAACAATTTGGTTATTGATGTAAAAGATCGAACTCGGTTCGTGAAGGTGGAGATATTCCCATCGTTGTCAATCTTTAAACCGGATTCGAATTCCGGTTCGCCGGAGAAATTGCGTTGtatatacgaaatcaaaaCGGAAACGCTTTTTGTAGTTTTATATTCCTGGAGAACAATATTCTAA
- the NDB2 gene encoding NAD(P)H dehydrogenase B2 (NAD(P)H dehydrogenase B2 (NDB2); FUNCTIONS IN: disulfide oxidoreductase activity, oxidoreductase activity, FAD binding; INVOLVED IN: oxidation reduction; LOCATED IN: mitochondrion, extrinsic to mitochondrial inner membrane; EXPRESSED IN: 26 plant structures; EXPRESSED DURING: 15 growth stages; CONTAINS InterPro DOMAIN/s: FAD-dependent pyridine nucleotide-disulphide oxidoreductase (InterPro:IPR013027), EF-Hand 1, calcium-binding site (InterPro:IPR018247), Pyridine nucleotide-disulphide oxidoreductase, NAD-binding region (InterPro:IPR001327), EF-HAND 2 (InterPro:IPR018249); BEST Arabidopsis thaliana protein match is: NAD(P)H dehydrogenase B3 (TAIR:AT4G21490.1); Has 30201 Blast hits to 17322 proteins in 780 species: Archae - 12; Bacteria - 1396; Metazoa - 17338; Fungi - 3422; Plants - 5037; Viruses - 0; Other Eukaryotes - 2996 (source: NCBI BLink).) — protein MRNFSVFERFSKAFKDHPSLTRILVVSTISGGGLIAYSEANASYGANGGAVVETGTKKKKVVLLGTGWAGTSFLKNLNNSQYEVQIISPRNYFAFTPLLPSVTCGTVEARSVVEPIRNIGRKNVDTSYLEAECFKIDPASKKVYCRSKQGLSSNGKKEFSVDYDYLVIATGAQSNTFNIPGVEENCHFLKEVEDAQRIRKTVIDSFEKASLPELSDEERKRILHFVVVGGGPTGVEFAAELHDFVTEDLVSLYPRAKGSVRITLLEAADHILTMFDKRITEFAEEKFSRDGIDVKLGSMVTKVNEKDISAKTKGGEVSSIPYGMIVWSTGIGTRPVIKDFMKQIGQGNRRALATDEWLRVEGTDNIYALGDCATINQRKVMEDVSAIFSKADKDKSGTLTLKEFQEAMDDICVRYPQVELYLKSKRMRGIADLLKEAETDDVSKNNIELKIEEFKSALSQVDSQVKFLPATAQVAAQQGAYLAKCFDRMEECEKSPEGPIRMRGEGRHRFRPFRYRHLGQFAPLGGEQTAAQLPGDWVSIGHSSQWLWYSVYASKQVSWRTRVLVVSDWMRRFIFGRDSSSI, from the exons ATGAGAAATTTCAGTGTCTTCGAGAGATTCTCTAAAGCTTTTAAAGATCATCCTTCTCTCACCAGGATTCTCGTCGTCTCCACGATCAg TGGTGGTGGACTTATAGCGTATTCTGAGGCAAACGCATCTTATGGAGCAAATGGTGGTGCTGTTGTTGAAACTggaaccaagaagaagaaggtggtgCTGCTCGGAACTGGATGGGCTGGAACTAGTTTCTTGAAGAATTTGAACAATTCTCAATATGAGGTTCAGATTATATCGCCTCGGAACTACTTTGCTTTCACTCCTTTACTACCTAGTGTTACTTGTGGAACTGTTGAAGCTCGTAGTGTTGTTGAGCCTATTCGAAACATTGGAAGAAAG AATGTTGATACTTCTTACTTGGAGGCAGAATGTTTCAAAATTGATCCAGCTAGCAAGAAGGTTTACTGCCGATCCAAACAAGGCCTTAGTTCAAATGGAAAGAAAGAATTTTCTGTTGACTATGACTACCTTGTAATTGCTACTGGAGCTCAGTCTAACACCTTTAACATACCCGGAGTGGAGGAGAACTGTCATTTTCTGAAA GAGGTTGAAGATGCTCAGAGAATCCGTAAAACTGTAATTGATTCCTTTGAGAAGGCAAGTCTACCAGAACTAAGcgatgaagagagaaagagaatccTGCATTTTGTGGTTGTTGGTGGTGGGCCAACAGGTGTTGAGTTTGCCGCTGAGCTACATGATTTTGTTACTGAGGATCTAGTCAGTCTCTATCCTAGAGCCAAGGGTTCAGTGCGAATCACGCTTCTGGAGGCCGCAGACCACATCCTGACCAT GTTTGACAAGAGAATCACTGAGTTTGCCGAAGAAAAGTTTAGCAGAGATGGAATTGATGTGAAACTTGGCTCGATGGTAACTAAAGTGAATGAGAAAGATATATCTGCTAAAACCAAAGGAGGAGAGGTTTCCTCGATTCCTTATGGAATGATTGTCTGGTCAACTGGTATTGGAACTCGTCCTGTGATAAAagattttatgaaacaaattgGTCAG GGTAATAGACGAGCTCTGGCAACTGATGAATGGCTTCGCGTAGAAGGAACTGATAATATATATGCCCTTGGTGATTGCGCAACCATTAACCAGCGCAAAGTCATG GAAGATGTTTCTGCTATTTTTAGCAAAGCAGACAAAGACAAGTCTGGGACACTGACTCTCAAAGAGTTCCAAGAAGCAATGGATGACATTTGTGTTAGATACCCTCAAGTGGAGCTCTACTTGAAGAGTAAACGTATGCGTGGCATTGCAGATCTTCTTAAAGAAGCCGAAACTGATGATGTATCTAAGAATAACATTGAACTGAAGATCGAAGAGTTCAAATCGGCTCTATCTCAGGTTGACTCACAAGTGAAGTTTCTTCCAGCTACTGCACAG GTTGCTGCGCAGCAAGGTGCTTACCTAGCTAAATGCTTTGACCGTATGGAAGAGTGTGAGAAGAGTCCAGAAGGTCCCATTAGGATGAGAGGAGAAGGTCGTCACCGTTTCCGCCCCTTCAG GTATAGGCATCTGGGACAATTTGCACCACTGGGAGGGGAGCAAACGGCAGCACAACTTCCAGGAGATTGGGTTTCTATTGGACACAGCAGCCAGTGGCTCTGGTACTCCGTCTACGCCAG TAAGCAAGTGAGCTGGCGTACGAGAGTGCTTGTGGTTTCAGATTGGATGAGGCGTTTCATCTTTGGTAGAGATTCCAGTAGCATCTGA
- the NDB2 gene encoding NAD(P)H dehydrogenase B2 (NAD(P)H dehydrogenase B2 (NDB2); FUNCTIONS IN: disulfide oxidoreductase activity, oxidoreductase activity, FAD binding, calcium ion binding; INVOLVED IN: oxidation reduction; LOCATED IN: mitochondrion, extrinsic to mitochondrial inner membrane; EXPRESSED IN: 25 plant structures; EXPRESSED DURING: 15 growth stages; CONTAINS InterPro DOMAIN/s: FAD-dependent pyridine nucleotide-disulphide oxidoreductase (InterPro:IPR013027), EF-Hand 1, calcium-binding site (InterPro:IPR018247), Pyridine nucleotide-disulphide oxidoreductase, NAD-binding region (InterPro:IPR001327), EF-HAND 2 (InterPro:IPR018249), Calcium-binding EF-hand (InterPro:IPR002048); BEST Arabidopsis thaliana protein match is: NAD(P)H dehydrogenase B3 (TAIR:AT4G21490.1).) — MRNFSVFERFSKAFKDHPSLTRILVVSTISGGGLIAYSEANASYGANGGAVVETGTKKKKVVLLGTGWAGTSFLKNLNNSQYEVQIISPRNYFAFTPLLPSVTCGTVEARSVVEPIRNIGRKNVDTSYLEAECFKIDPASKKVYCRSKQGLSSNGKKEFSVDYDYLVIATGAQSNTFNIPGVEENCHFLKEVEDAQRIRKTVIDSFEKASLPELSDEERKRILHFVVVGGGPTGVEFAAELHDFVTEDLVSLYPRAKGSVRITLLEAADHILTMFDKRITEFAEEKFSRDGIDVKLGSMVTKVNEKDISAKTKGGEVSSIPYGMIVWSTGIGTRPVIKDFMKQIGQGNRRALATDEWLRVEGTDNIYALGDCATINQRKVMEDVSAIFSKADKDKSGTLTLKEFQEAMDDICVRYPQVELYLKSKRMRGIADLLKEAETDDVSKNNIELKIEEFKSALSQVDSQVKFLPATAQVAAQQGAYLAKCFDRMEECEKSPEGPIRMRGEGRHRFRPFRIWKLRGISKTLSQDTTESCALDHKGVGKMELIPYIIRYRHLGQFAPLGGEQTAAQLPGDWVSIGHSSQWLWYSVYASKQVSWRTRVLVVSDWMRRFIFGRDSSSI; from the exons ATGAGAAATTTCAGTGTCTTCGAGAGATTCTCTAAAGCTTTTAAAGATCATCCTTCTCTCACCAGGATTCTCGTCGTCTCCACGATCAg TGGTGGTGGACTTATAGCGTATTCTGAGGCAAACGCATCTTATGGAGCAAATGGTGGTGCTGTTGTTGAAACTggaaccaagaagaagaaggtggtgCTGCTCGGAACTGGATGGGCTGGAACTAGTTTCTTGAAGAATTTGAACAATTCTCAATATGAGGTTCAGATTATATCGCCTCGGAACTACTTTGCTTTCACTCCTTTACTACCTAGTGTTACTTGTGGAACTGTTGAAGCTCGTAGTGTTGTTGAGCCTATTCGAAACATTGGAAGAAAG AATGTTGATACTTCTTACTTGGAGGCAGAATGTTTCAAAATTGATCCAGCTAGCAAGAAGGTTTACTGCCGATCCAAACAAGGCCTTAGTTCAAATGGAAAGAAAGAATTTTCTGTTGACTATGACTACCTTGTAATTGCTACTGGAGCTCAGTCTAACACCTTTAACATACCCGGAGTGGAGGAGAACTGTCATTTTCTGAAA GAGGTTGAAGATGCTCAGAGAATCCGTAAAACTGTAATTGATTCCTTTGAGAAGGCAAGTCTACCAGAACTAAGcgatgaagagagaaagagaatccTGCATTTTGTGGTTGTTGGTGGTGGGCCAACAGGTGTTGAGTTTGCCGCTGAGCTACATGATTTTGTTACTGAGGATCTAGTCAGTCTCTATCCTAGAGCCAAGGGTTCAGTGCGAATCACGCTTCTGGAGGCCGCAGACCACATCCTGACCAT GTTTGACAAGAGAATCACTGAGTTTGCCGAAGAAAAGTTTAGCAGAGATGGAATTGATGTGAAACTTGGCTCGATGGTAACTAAAGTGAATGAGAAAGATATATCTGCTAAAACCAAAGGAGGAGAGGTTTCCTCGATTCCTTATGGAATGATTGTCTGGTCAACTGGTATTGGAACTCGTCCTGTGATAAAagattttatgaaacaaattgGTCAG GGTAATAGACGAGCTCTGGCAACTGATGAATGGCTTCGCGTAGAAGGAACTGATAATATATATGCCCTTGGTGATTGCGCAACCATTAACCAGCGCAAAGTCATG GAAGATGTTTCTGCTATTTTTAGCAAAGCAGACAAAGACAAGTCTGGGACACTGACTCTCAAAGAGTTCCAAGAAGCAATGGATGACATTTGTGTTAGATACCCTCAAGTGGAGCTCTACTTGAAGAGTAAACGTATGCGTGGCATTGCAGATCTTCTTAAAGAAGCCGAAACTGATGATGTATCTAAGAATAACATTGAACTGAAGATCGAAGAGTTCAAATCGGCTCTATCTCAGGTTGACTCACAAGTGAAGTTTCTTCCAGCTACTGCACAG GTTGCTGCGCAGCAAGGTGCTTACCTAGCTAAATGCTTTGACCGTATGGAAGAGTGTGAGAAGAGTCCAGAAGGTCCCATTAGGATGAGAGGAGAAGGTCGTCACCGTTTCCGCCCCTTCAG AATATGGAAGTTGAGAGGAATTTCCAAAACTCTGTCTCAAGATACTACTGAGTCATGTGCATTGGACCATAAGGGTGTAGGAAAGATGGAGTTAATTCCTTATATTATTAG GTATAGGCATCTGGGACAATTTGCACCACTGGGAGGGGAGCAAACGGCAGCACAACTTCCAGGAGATTGGGTTTCTATTGGACACAGCAGCCAGTGGCTCTGGTACTCCGTCTACGCCAG TAAGCAAGTGAGCTGGCGTACGAGAGTGCTTGTGGTTTCAGATTGGATGAGGCGTTTCATCTTTGGTAGAGATTCCAGTAGCATCTGA